The genomic DNA GCGCGTGGGTTTGTCGACCACGCAGGTTGCAGCGCTTTCGCTTTGGGCGAAACAAACGGCCTCGCCGCCTCACAGCCCCAGGGCTTTGGCCGCGGCTTCGTACTCTTCCGGCCGGACATAGATGATGTAGCCGTAGCTGCCCCTGCCGTCGGAAACGCCGTTGGAAGCATAAATGTTGATGTTGGCTTCGTACAGCTTCTCGTGCACTTCGGCGAGCGCGCCCAGTTTATCATCGCCCTGCGCCAACAGAGCGCGATGCGGGCCGTCCAGGCCGAAGCCGGCTTTGCGCGCGGCATCCATGAACTGCGGGGTGTGCTCGGGAAAGAGGGTGAGTTGGGTGCGCATCGGGCCGGTGGGAATCGCGGAAAAGGCGAGCAAATTGACGCCTAACTCCGCAAGCTGGGAGAGCAGTTTGTAGGCCTCGCCCGGCTGATCTTTGACCGTCGCGTAGAGGTAATCAACGCGTCTGATACTGAAGGACATGGCTCAAACTCCTGAAAGGGTTTCACGGAACAACCTGGTCGGCAGGAATCTACAAAAAGCCGCACAATGAAGCATGCGTTTTTTTCCGCTGCGGCTGTGCTCACTGCACCGCAAAGACCGCGCGCGCCGGCTCGGGCATGCCGAGTTGCACGCCGCGCGCGCCCGGCGAACAACCGCCGACGGTCAGCCGGAACTGGCCGGGTTCCAGTCTCTGCTCGCCGGCCTCGTCCACCAGCATCATGTGTTCCGGCGTGATGGTGAAGGTCAGGGTCTTGCTTTCGCTCGCTGCCAGCGCGACCCGCTGAAAGCCGATCAGCTTATGCTGCGGCACGGTCACCGTTGCCTGCAAATCGCTCAAGTAGAATTGCACCACTTCTTCGCCCGGCCGGTTGCCGGTGTTGGTCACCGTGATTTGCAGCGGCAAGGACTCGCCGGGAGCAATGCGTGCGCGTGGCAGCCGCAGATCGTGATAGGCAAATTGCGTGTAGCTCAGGCCATAGCCAAAGGGATAGAGCGGCGCGGCGGTCAGATAGCGATAAGTGCGGCCCGGCATGCGGTAATCCTCGAATGCCGGCAACTGCGCCAGCGACCGCGGAAAAGTGATCGGCAGCCGGCCCGAGGGTGAAGCGTCGCCGAACAGAATCTCAGCCACGGCCTGGCCGCCGGCCTCACCGGGATACCACACAAACAAGATGGCCTGCACCCAATTCTCAACTTCCCCCAAAATGATCGGGCTGCCGCCGTGCAAAATGAGCACGATCTTCGCGCCCCGGCTTGACAATTTGCGGAGAAATTCGACTTGAACCGGCGGCAGCGCAAGATCCAACCGGTCACCGCGATCCGGTGAAAGAATCGCTTCGCCCTCTTCGCCCTCCAGCAGCGGCGAAAGGCCCAAACATGCGACCACGACTTCGTTGGCCGCCGGCGTGTAAAAGGCCCAATCCTGCGGATTCACGCTGGGCGCGTGCAACTGGGTGCCCACGAGATAGGTCACGCGCATGCCTTCCGGCGCCCGTCCGGCAATGCCTTCAAGAATGGTGGTGAGGTTGTCATTCAATCCAAAATAATTGCCCAGCAGCGCATCGACACTCGCCGCGTTCTGGCCGGTCACCAGAATCTTGCGCGTGTCCGGCCGGATCGGCAAAAGCTGGTCTTGATTTTTGAGCAGCACGATCGCTTTGCGCGCCGCCTCCAGCGCCAGGCTGCGGTGTTCCGCGCTGCCGATCACGCTGGGTGGAATGGCGGTATAGGGCACCATTTCCGGCGGATCGAACAGGCCGAGCTTGAACCGCGTGCGCAGTGTGCGCGCCAGCGCGCGATCGAGATCCGCTTCAGCCAGCAAACCGCGATCAATGGCCTCGCCGATTTTGTCGTAGGTCACGCCGCAGCTCAGGTCGCAGCCGGCCTGGAGCGCCAGCGCCGCAGTTTCCACCGGGCCTGGCGTGAAGCGATGGCGGGCATGGATGTCTTCCAGCGCCCAACAATCGGACACGACGTGACCCTCGAATTGCCACTGGCCGCGCAGAATTTCCACCAGCAGCCGTTGACTGGCACAGCACGGCTCGCCGTTCACGCGATTGTATGCCGCCATCACTGCCTCGACGCCGGCTTCCGTCACCAGTTTTTTGAACGCAGGCAAATAAGTGTCGTGCAAGTCGCGCAACGACACTCGGGCATCGAAATGGTGGCGGTCTTTCTCCGGACCGCTGTGCACCGCAAAATGCTTGGCGCATGCTGCGGCTTTGAGATAGCGGGGATGATTGCCCTGCAAGCCGCGCACAAACGCGGCACCCAGTTCGCCGGTGAGAAAGGGATCTTCGCCATAGGTTTCCTGGCCGCGGCCCCAGCGCGGATCGCGAAAGAGGTTGATGTTCGGCGACCAAAACGTGAGGCCTTGATACTGGCCGGTAAAACCGCGGCGCCGCACCGTTTCGTGAAATTTGGCGCGGGCTTCATCGCCGATGGCGGCTGCGACCCGCTGCAGCAAGTCTACGTCCCACGTGGCCGCCAAGCCGATGGCTTGCGGAAACACGGTGGCGCGGCCGTTGCGCGCGACGCCGTGCAAAGCTTCACTCCAATAGTTGTAGGCGGGAATGCCGAGGCGCGGCACTGCCGGTGCCTCATGCAGCATCTGACTGATCTTTTCGGCGCGCGTCATGCGGGAGAGCAAATCCTGCACGCGCTCGGCCAGCGGACGCGCCGGATCGAGATAAGGAGGAGAGTCTGTCATCATTGCTTGGCCCTGGCAAAAGGCGATGAGCGGCAGGAGCAGCACAAGCAGCGCCGGAAGCAGGCCGGGGCAGCGGAGAAAGTGGCGGCGCATCTTTCAAGCTCCGGCATAAGTTCGCAGCAAGGTGGCGCCAGTTACGGCCGTCACGGCAAATTCGCCCAGGGCCGCGGGCAGCAACGTGAAACGCACGGCAGCGAGCGTCATGCGATTGATGCGGACCTCTCCCGCAATCACGCCCCAGATTTCCAGACTCTCGCCGTTGCAGGCGCCGGTGAAAGTCGCACCCGCGGCCATCTGCACGCGCTCGGTCACGAAGTATTGATTCGCACACAACCGCCAGCGCCGCACGCCCTTCTGCTCCGCAACCAGCTCAGGTGGCCGCAGGCCCGGCTCGACTTGCGCGAAGTTGATCACGGCCATCGCCTTTTCGAGGTGCAATGGCCGCGGCCGGCCATCGTCTCCGACGCGGTTCCAATCATACACACGATAGGTGGTGTCGGAATTCTGCTGAATTTCCGCGATCAGCAGACCGCTCATGATCGCATGCAGCGAGCCGGCCGGCACGCAGATGTGATCGCCCGCCTTGACCGGCAGCCGGTGCAGGAACGGCTCCAGCCGGCCGGATTCGACTGCCTGGCGAAACGCCGCGGGCGTGGTGCCGGCTTTGACACCCAGGATCAACTCGGCGTTAGGCGCGGCCTGCAACACGACCCACATCTCGGTTTTGCCAAGCTCGTTGCCCTCGTGCGTGCGCGCGAAATCATCGCTGGGATGCACCTGCACCGAGAGCGGGAGATTGGCATCCAACAATTTGATGAGCAGGGGAAACTTCTGCCGCGCCTGCGCCCAGGCACAATTGCGGCCGATCAAATCCAGGCCCAGCTCGGCATGCAGATCGGTGAGCAAACGGCCGGCGCAAGGGCCGTTGTCAACGGCGGTCACGCCGTTTTGATGTCCGGAGATTTCCCAGCTTTCGGCGACCACGCCGTGCGGCGGCAGGATGCGCCCCAGCCGTTCGAGATTCCGGCCGCCCCAGAGATAATGTTTCAACACGGGAGTAAAGGTCAGAGGATAAAGGGAGTCTGCCATACGCTGCAATCCTCAAGAAGAAATGGTGCAAAATCAAAAACCCCATTGCCGCCGGGAAGATAGCAAATGGGATTTTCATTTCAGAGAGGATTTTCAGCGGTGTCTGTCTTCCTTCGACCGCTGCGCGCGAGTTGTCCGGGTTGGGGGTTTTGTAAATTGCCAGGCGATGTGCCTGGGTCTTCGCGAGATCCTTTGCAGCATGTCTGCTCTTGGGTGGGCTGTACTTCTCACTGAAGAAACAAAGCTGTTCACGCAAAGCCGAAACGGTTCTGCGAAGAAGAACTTTGCGGGTTCTTTCCGTTTTGGCGGCTTGGCGTGAGGCTTTGCCTTTGGGTTCTGGCTCGTTCGAGTTATGCGTTCAGCTTTTTGGAAATCACAGCCATTTGAGCCACGGAGGCGCTGGGATCGCAGAGTTGCAGCATCAAAAAAACGCCGTCACCTCATTCCAGGTGGGCGAGCGGCGCGGCAAAGGCGTCAGTCAGCGACTTCACCTGCAGGCTGCGCTCGAAATCGGCCAGCGCGATCTTTCCCTCTGTTTGAAATTCGACGGTCACCGGCCGGCCCGGCACGAGATGAAAATAGTTGTCGGTGAAAAATCCCTCATGCTCATCCGCGGTGAGGAAGACATGGCTGGCAAATTGATCCGCGGCCAGCGTGATCTGGAAGCCGTTCGCTGTCGCAGTCACCTGCTTGCTGATTTGGGACGAGGGCAGGCGCAACTCCTTCACTGGCTTGAAGAGCAGCGTGTTCGCCGACAGGACTTCCCCGTTCGCAGCGTGCAGCTCGGCGAGCAGGAAAGCGCGCTGTTCCTCCCCGGCCGGCAGCCATTCATTCTTGTTGAAGGAGAAGTAGTTCGTGCTGCTCAAGGCTCTCACCCACACCGGCCTTTCTTCCTGCCGTAAAACCTTGCCGTTGAATTCGATCAGACTGAGATGCAGCGTCGCCGCCACCGGTGCGCGCTCGTCAGAGACGATATACACTTCAACCTTTGTGCTGTCATGATGTGGGCTGACCAGAATCGGACTGAAGAAGCGGCGGGCGAAGTAATGCAGCGCCTTCCACCGGCCGTAGTAGTCAAGCGAGGACCACGAGGCCACGGGCCAGCAGTCATCGATCTGCCAGTACAACGCGCCCATGCAGCGTGGCCGCAGCCGGCGCAGATGCTCGGTGCCGAGCTTGAGGCCTTCCGCCTGCACAATCTGGCTGACGTACAAAAATGAGGCGAAATCTGTGGGCTCGGGAAATTCGCGCAGCGTGTAGGTGCGAATCAATTCATTGCCGCGGCCGTGCTTCTGGTGGGTCACCATCACCGGCGAGGCCAGGTCATAGTCCTCCGGCAGCGCGAATTGCTTGATGGTTTTGAGCTGCGGGAAAGACTGGAAACCATATTCGCTCATGAAGCGCGGGGTCTGCTGCAGATAAGCGGCAAAAGGTTCGGCGCCGTGCCACACGCCCCAATAGTGCATGTCACCAGAGTTGGGCGAGCCGGGCCAGTCCTCCTGATTGTAGGAAGTGGGCGAACTGGGCCAGTAAGGCCGCGCGGGATCATACGTGGCGCACACTTTGGGCAACACGCCGTGGAAGATTTTCAAATAATCCTGCCATACGCTGTCCGGGCATTGCTGCTGCCAGCCCCAGCCCTTCCAGCCGGCTTCGACTTCGTTGTTGCCGCACCACAACACGAGGCTGGGATGATTGCGCAAGCGCTTGACCTGATGAATCGCTTCCTGCTCGAGGTTGGCCAGGTCCGCGGGCTGCGCCGGATACATCGAACAGGCGAACATGAAATCCTGCCATACCATGAGGCCCAGCTCATCGCACAGTTCATAGAATTTTTCGTTTTCATAGATGCCGCCGCCCCACACCCGCAGCATGTTCATGTTGGCCTCTTGCACGGCATGCAGCAACTTCGCATAGCGCGCGGCGTCGATGCGATTCAGGAAATTGTCGGCGGGAATCCAGTTGCCGCCCTTGGCAAAAACCGGCACGCCATTGACGACGAACTCGAAACTGCGGCCCCAGGCATCCGGTTGCTGCCATAATTCCACCGTGCGCAAGCCCACGCGGCGGGAGGCCTGGCCAACGTTTTTGCCGCCCGCCTGCAACTGTGCGTGAATCGTGTACAGCGGTTGCTCACCCATGCCGTTGGGCCACCACAGCCGCGGGTTCGCAATGGTGAAGTCGAGGCGATGCGTTTGCACGCCGGGGGTCAGCTCGCAGCGGACGGTTTGCGGCGGAAAAGCATTCTCCGCCGAGGCAATTCTGATCTCAGCTTGCTGCGGCCGCGTGGCATGAATCTCGACCGCGGCGGTGAGGCGTGCGCTCTTTTCGGTGAGTTGATTTTGGATGATTTGCAGATCAACGACGCGGGCTTCCTCCCACGCCTCCAACAGCACCGGCTGCCAAATCCCGCTGGTGACGAAGCGCGGGCCCCAATCCCATCCGAAATGATAAGGCGCCTTGCGGGTGTAGGGGCTGGTCTTCTCGCCGTGATCATTGACCGCGGGCAATTGATAACTCAACTGCGCCATGCGCGGCAACACTTCGTTGATGGGCGAGCGGAAATGCACGCGCAGGGTGTTTTCGCCGGCGCGCAGCAGGGATTTGCAGGCCACGCGCCATTCGCGGAACATGTTGTCGGCGCGCAGAATCAGCGAATCATTCAAAAAGACGTCGGCATAGGTATCCAATCCGGCAAACACGAGCTCGACGTTCTCGCGCTGGCGCAGGCCGGCGGCAACCGTGAAGCGGGTCTGATATTCCCAGTCGGTTTTACCGATCCACTGCAATGTGCTTTCGTTGTCGCGATAGAAGGGATCTGCAATCAAGCCCTGGCGCAACAAATCGGTGTGCACCTCGCCCGGCACCTGCGCGGGGTACCATTTCTCCTCACCGGCCTGGCGGAACTGCCAGCCTTGATCGAGTTTCATTTCGCTGAATCCTTCCGGTTGCTCGCACGTGGAAAAAAACATCGCTGAAACCAGCGCTGCCAGCGCAGCAATGCGCCGTCGTCTTGCCGATCGCATGTGAGGCTCCCGTGGTAATAGGCGTCTGCCCGGGAATGTTCCAACCTCGGCTGAGCCGAGGTTGACAAAACTTCGAACACCGCAGCAACTCCAAGGTCCTTAATGCAACGGCCCAGCCGTTGCAGGAACACTTTGCCAGAAGGCTGCGATTTCGGGGGGACACCGATGGTTCACGCCAAGATCGCATCGATTGCCGCCAGCTCGGCTGCGGCGAAATGGAGATTCTGCAGGGTCTGCAGGTTCTCCTGCAATTGCGCCGGCCGGCTCGCGCCGATGAGCACGGAGGTCACGGCGGGGTGGCGCAGAATCCACGCCAGCGCCATTTGCGCCAGCGTCTGGCCGCGCTGCTGCGCCAGCTCATTCAATTTTTTCACCTTCTCGATTTTTTCGGTGGTGACTTGATCCGCCTTCAAAAAGCCCGTGGGTTTGGCGGCGCGTGAGTCCGCCGGAATGCCGGACAAATAACGCGCGGTGAGCAGACCCTGCGCCAGCGGTGAAAAGGGAATGCAGCCGAGGCCCTGCTGCGCCAGCAGCGCGAGCAGGCTTTCTTCCACCCAGCGATTGAACATGTGGTACACCGGTTGGTGAATCAAACAGGGCGTGCCGAGGGCGCGCAGGATTTGGTCGGCGCGGCGGGTTTGCTCGGTGCTGTAGTTGGAAATGCCGGCGTAAAGCGCCTTGCCCTGGCGCACGGCGTGATCCAGCGCCATCATGGTTTCTTCAAGCGGGGTTTCGGGATCCGGGCGATGGCTGTAGAAAATGTCAACGTAGTCCAGTCCCATGCGCTTGAGGCTTTGATCGAGGCTGGCCAGCAAGTATTTGCGTGAGCCCCATTCGCCGTACGGGCCGGGCCACATGAGATAGCCGGCCTTGGTGGAGATGATCATCTCGTCACGGTAGGCGGCCAGATCTTCTTTGAGAATTCTGCCGAAATTGCTTTCGGCCGAACCCGGCGGCGGGCCGTAGTTGTTGGCCAGGTCAAAATGCGTAATGCCGCTGTCAAACGCCAGCCGCACGAGGGCGCGGGTGTTTTCCAGTGGATCGACGTCACCGGCGTTGTGCCACAGGCCGAGCGAAATCGCAGGCAGCTTCAGGCCGCTGCGGCCGCAGCGGCGATAGGTCATTTCTTGATAGCGATCGGGATTCGGTTGCGCGGGCATGATCATTTACCGTTTTTGTGTGCGAGCAACTCATTCGTGTCTGTCCACAAAAGTTCCATCCTCGACGAAGCTGAGACTTCCAAAATTTCGAGCACCGTGAAACGCTGAGATTCTCAATGCCGCGGCCCCGCCGTTGCCGCAGCCTTTCCCTGCAAAGGCGGCAATTTCGAACGGACACGAATCCGTTCATGGGAGAGCAAAAATACACAGCCCCGCACCGCCGCCAAAGAGAGTGACGCGTGCAGGGCTGCGAGGGCGAGGCTCACCGTGTGCAGGTGCTACCTTCCAGACTTCTGTGCCGGTGATCGGCGGAGAAGTCGCATCATCATCCCATTCGTTTGCGCAGGAATGCCGGCACGTCATAATCGGCGGGCGGCTCCGGCATCGGCACATATTCTTCTTCCAGCGGGCGGATAATCGGCTCGGCATGGCCGTTGTGGCCGTTTTTCTCGCGGCGCTGATAGGTCGGAATGTCGAGTTCTTTGACCGTGGTGTCGATGAAGCGCGGCAGCCGGCTTTGCCTGCCGTTGGCCGCGCCGCGGCTGTTGCTGCGAAAGCCGGTGGCAATCACGGTGACGCGCACGTCGTCGCGCATGCTTTCGTCGATCACCGCGCCGAAGATGACGTTGGCCTCACTGCCGGCGGCCTCGGAGACCACGCTGGCCGCGTCATTCACTTCATGCAGGGTCAAATCCGGGCCGCCGGTGATGTTGACCAGCACGCCGAGCGCGCCCGCGATCGACACGTCTTCGAGCAGCGGGCTGGAGATGGCCTGCTGCGCCGCGCGAATCGCGCGCTCGTCGCCATTGGCTACCCCCGCGCCCATGAGCGCGTCCCCCATCTCGCTCATCACGGTGCGGACGTCGGCGAAGTCGAGATTGATCAAACCCGGAATGGTGATCAAGTCGGAGATGCCCTTGGTGGCGTGCAGCAACACGTCGTCCGCCTGGCGAAAGGCCTCCACCAGCGGCGTGCCTTTGGGCACCACCGCGAGCAGGCGCTGGTTGGGAATGACGATCATGGTGTCCACCCGCTGCTTCATCTCCATCAGGCCTTCTTCCGCGCGCTTCCAGCGTTTGTTGCCCTCGAAGCTGAACGGTTTGGTGACGATAGCGACGGTGAGCGCGCCGAGATCCTTGGCGATTTCCGCGACAATCGGCGCGGCGCCGGTGCCGGTGCCGCCGCCCATGCCGCAGGTGACGAAAACCATGTCGCAGTCTTCGAGAATCTCCGCGACCATCTCGCGGTCTTCTTCGATGGCTTTGCGGCCGATTTCGGGATCCGCGCCCGCGCCCAGCCCGCGCGTGGTGGTTTTGCCGATTTGGACACGGTGCGTCGACTTGGACGTGTCGAGCGCTTGCACATCCGTGTTGATGGCGACGAAATCAACACCGGTCAAGCCCGCGGCAATCATACGATTGACGGCATTGCAGCCGGCGCCACCAACGCCGACCACTTTCATGCGTGCCGCCATCAAGCTGCCTTCATCGAAATTTAATCGTAGATTCATGGAGACTTCTCCTTGCTGGTAGTAGCTCCTCGCGGAGCCGCCGTTCGTCATTCCCCGGCCGTTGCACGCCAGGGGCGCTGCGACTGAGCTGGCGGGGCCGGTCAGGCCGCGCGATTTACCACTCCAAACCACCGCTTCATGCGGTCGGCAATCTTGTCGAACAAATGCGTCTCATTCGGGCTGGCCAGACCTTCAGCTTCGGCTTTATGCTGATAGCCGTAGAGAATCAAGCCCACGCCGGTGGCATGATTCGGCTTGTTCACTTCGGCGGTCACGGAATTCACGGTATTGGGCACGCCGAGTTTGACCGGCATGTCGAAAATCGATTCCGCCAGGTCGATGATGCCGGGCAGCATGGCGCAGCCGCCGGTCAACACTGCGCCTGCGGTCATGAGTTTGAAGTAATCGGATTTCTTCAGCTCATTGAGCGTGAGCTCCAAAATCTCCTCGACGCGCGGCTGGATGATGTCAATCAGCACCTGGCGCGAGACCTTGCGCGGCGGCCGGCCGCCGACGCCGAAGACTTCAATGGTCTCTTCGCGGTCATGGTCCACGTGCAACGCGGCGCCGTGCGCGATCTTGAGCAGCTCGGCGCGGTCGATGGGCGTGCGCAGGCCGTGCGCCAGATCATTGGTGATGTTTTTGCCGCCCAACCCGACGATGGCGGTGTGGCGGATGCAGCCTTCGTAGAACATCGCGATGTCGGTGGTGCCGCCACCGATGTCGAGCAGAGCCACGCCCAGATTCTTTTCGTCATCGGTCAGCGTGGCGAAGCTGGAAGCGAGCGGCTCGAGCACGAGATCCTGCACCACCATGCCGGCGCGCTCGATGCAGCGGCAGATGTTTTGCGCGGAGGTCACCGCGCCGGTGACGATATGCACTTCCGCCTCCAGGCGCACGCCGCTCATGCCGACGGGATCGTCGATGCCGCGCTGATCATCGACGATGAAGGCTTGCGGCAAAATGTGAATGATCTCGCGGTCAAAGGGCAGGGCCACGGCTTTGGCGGCATCGATCACCCGGCGCTTGTCTTCCTGGGTGATGACGTGATCTTCGCCGGTCACCGCCACCACGCCCCGGCCGTTGACGCTGCGAATGTGATCGCCGGCAATGCCGGTGTACACCGCTTGTATCTCCACGCCCGCCATGCGTTCGGCTTCGTCTTTGGCGCGCAAAATCGATTGAATCGTACGTTCGAGATTGATCACGACGCCGCGGCGCAAGCCCTCCGAGGGCGTGGTTCCCATGCCGATGATTTTGAGCTGGCCGTGCTCATCCACCTCGGCAATGAGCGCGCAAATCTTGGTGGTGCCAATATCCAGCGCGCAGATGTAATCGAGTACCATGGTCTCTCCTTATGGTCGTTGCTGATTGCCGGGTGTGCGCGGCTGTTCCCGCGCCACTGGCACCGGTAACCAGGTTTATCCCGCGACTCTCGTCACAACTTGGTTCTCAAAGCGCAAATCAATGGCAGCCAGCCGGCCGCCGTGCTCCGGCAGTTGCCGCAGCACGGTATCCAGACGCTCGCAGCGTTCGAGCCAGGCCTGGCGGCCCACATAAACCGGCACCCCATGTGAATAGAGATACAGAATCAATCCCCCGTTGGCCTGCAATTGAAATTCGGAAATGTCGTGATACATCACCGCATTCTGCTGCCGCAGCGTGCGGATGAATTCGCAGAGTTGCACGCCGGCAGCCGACAGCCGTTTGCCCTCTGCCGCAGGATCCAGCGCCGCGCCCGTCACCACCGGCAAATCCAGCCGGACGCCGGCTTCCACCTGCGGCAGCACTTCGCCATCAGCGGCGAGCGGCCACAAACCCTTTTGATTGAGCAGCGCCACCGGCTGCTGTTCTTTCACCCAGATCTCGACGGTCGAGGGATAGGCGCGGCTCACCTGCACTTCGCGCACAAAAGGCAGCGCTTCCAGGCGCGCTTCAATTTCACTGACGTTGATCTGAAACGTGCGCTCGCCCTGCGGCACTTGCGCCGTCTTGAGAATCGTCTCCGCGCTCAGCAGGACATTGCCCTTCACCACGACCTGCTGCACTTGAAAGCTGGCGTCGTGGCCCACCCAATTCTGCAGATGCAGGCCGCTGAGCATGAAGGTGGTTGCAAAGAAGAATGATTTGCCGTAGCGTTTTGCTGCCATGTCGTTCACCCTGCTGCGTTGAATCCCTGACACGCGAAGTTTGGGAGACCTCGGCTCCGCCGAGGTTGGAACCTTTTTGGGACGAACACTTGTTGCCTGCCGGCGATTCTCCACCTCTGCCATTGCCGGGTTCGCCGTTGCCTGGCATTCATTTTTTCAACAATTGCAGGCAAAGCTCGACGATGTCCTGCGCCGCGCGGGGCCGGGCCATGCGCTTCGCGGCGGCGGCCATCTCCGCGCGCCGGCCGGCATCGGCGGCCAGCGTGTGCAGCGTTTGCAACAAGCTTTCCACCTGCAGATCTTTTTCCAAAATCATCACCGCCGCGCCGGCCTGCGCCATCGCGCGCGCATTGAAGGTCTGATGATCCGCGGTCGCGAATGGGAACGGAATCAGCACCGCGGGCAGGCCGCAAGCGGCCAGTTCGAATATCGTCGAGGCGCCGGCGCGGCAGAGCACGAAATCCGCCAGAGCATAGGCCAGGCCCATGTCTTCGATGTAAGGCACGAGGCGCAGGCGCGGCGCGCCGGCGGCAAGCGGCGCAAGTTGCTCGAAGTGAGCGGGGCCGGTTGCCCACAGCAGTTGCAGCCCGTTGATTCCGGCCAGTTGCGGCAGCAGCGCGGTGATCACTTCGTTGAGGCGGCGGGCGCCCTGGCTGCCGCCAAACACCAGCAGGGTGGTCAAATTCGCATCGAGCTGCCAGGCGCGGGCGGCCGCCGCACGCAACGCCGGCGTGCGCTCGGGAAGCTGGCTGCGCACCGGATTGCCGACCACGTGCACGCGCTCCTGGCGCGGGAAATATTTGCGGCTCTCTGCAAAGCTGAGAAAGACCGCATGCGCGCGCCCGCCGAGCAGACGGTTGACCAGGCCGGGATAGTTGTTCTGCTCTTGAATCACGAATTTCCTTCCCATCAGCCAGGCGGCCAGCAGGGCCGGCCCGCTGACGTAGCCGCCGGTGCCGATGACGAGCTGCGGCTGAAATTCCCGGAACAACTTGCGGCATTGCCGCACGCTTTGCAGCAGATAGACCGGCACCATGAGATTGCTCAACGTCAACTTGCGCAGCAGGCCGCGCACCGGCACCACTTCCAACCGATGGCCGAGCTTCGGCAACACGCGGCTTTCGAGGCCCTGCGCCGTGCCGATGAAGAGTGTTTGCACCTGCGGCCGCTGCCGGGCAAAAGCCTCGGCCAGCGCGAGCGCGGGATAAAGATGGCCGCCGGTGCCGCCGCCGGCAAAGACCAGGCGCAAAGGTTCAGAGTCAACCATCGGATTTCTTGCGGTCACGATACCACTGCACGCGCGCCAGCGGCACTTTGGCCAGGCCGCGGCCCGGCCGGCTCGCACCGCTGCCCTGCGTTGAAATATTGAGCAAAACGCCGATGCCGATCAAATTCATGATGAGCGCGGTGCCGCCGTAGCTCACGAACGGCAGCGGAATGCCGGTGGTGGGCAACAGATTGGTGACCACGGACATGTTCACAAACGCGCCCAAGCCGATCGTGCAGGTGATGCCGAATGCGGTCAGCCGGCCGGCGGCATCAGGCGCCTGGCGCGCAATGCTGAAACCGCGCCACAGAATGACCAGAAACAGCACCACCACCGTCAGGGTTCCGATCAAGCCCAACTCCTCACCAATGATGGAAAGAATGAAATCGGTGAAGGGATCGGGCAGGAACAGGAGCTTCTGTTTGCTCTGGCCCAAGCCCACGCCCAGCAGGCCGCCGGTGCCGAGGCCGATCAGCGATTGCTTCACCTGCCAGGCGGGTTCGGCGTGGCCCATCAAAGAATCCACGAAAGCTTCGACGCGGCCGCGCTGATACGCGACCCGCGCCGTGAGCGCCAGCCCGGCCAATACCACCGAAGACGCCAGGGCAAAGAGATGCGACCAGCGCGCGCCCGCGAGAAAGAGCATGGCCGCCACCGTTGCCGCGATGATCAGCGCGGTTCCCAAATCCGGCTCGAGTGCCACGGTGATCACCACCACGCCGGCGAGCAGGAGCTGCGGCGCCAGGCCGTCGCCAAGTTTGCGAATATCGAGCTGGGGCTTGGCGAGATTCATGGCGAGATAGAAGATCAGGCCGTATTTGGCCAGCTC from bacterium includes the following:
- the ftsW gene encoding putative lipid II flippase FtsW, encoding MVRRPVDVILLVAVLLLLLLSVYFVFTASSARAERLHQDSMFYLKRQMIRLLLGLLLGFLMMRLDYHHVLRVSPLVYLFSVGLLVALLFAPEAWTIRGSRRWLMLGSVQFQPSELAKYGLIFYLAMNLAKPQLDIRKLGDGLAPQLLLAGVVVITVALEPDLGTALIIAATVAAMLFLAGARWSHLFALASSVVLAGLALTARVAYQRGRVEAFVDSLMGHAEPAWQVKQSLIGLGTGGLLGVGLGQSKQKLLFLPDPFTDFILSIIGEELGLIGTLTVVVLFLVILWRGFSIARQAPDAAGRLTAFGITCTIGLGAFVNMSVVTNLLPTTGIPLPFVSYGGTALIMNLIGIGVLLNISTQGSGASRPGRGLAKVPLARVQWYRDRKKSDG